The Setaria viridis chromosome 6, Setaria_viridis_v4.0, whole genome shotgun sequence genome contains a region encoding:
- the LOC117859994 gene encoding ketol-acid reductoisomerase, chloroplastic codes for MKGRRDTGYCTRSGRRVRPTSALTGITQCCELWDRAQSCWERILQGQGPVQAQDLRDSLAEAKSDIVVKLDQEHYIQTYISCGFKYQRYSI; via the exons ATGAAGGGAAGGAGAGATACAGGGTACTGTACAAGGAGTGGCAGAAGAGTGCGTCCAACTTCAGCATTGACGGGCATTACCCAGTGCTGTGAGCTATGGGACCGTGCACAGAGCTGCTGGGAGAGGATTCTACAAGGGCAA GGTCCCGTCCAAGCTCAGGACTTGAGGGATTCACTGGCTGAAGCAAAGTCGGACATTGTTGTCAAG CTTGATCAGGAGCACTACATACAGACATATATTTCTTGTGGTTTCAAATATCAAAG GTATTCAATTTGA
- the LOC117859993 gene encoding large ribosomal subunit protein uL22 has translation MVKYSREPSNPTKSAKAMGRDLRVHFKNTRETAFAIRKLQLTKAKRYLEDVIAHKQAIPFHRYCGGVGRTAQAKSRHSNGQGRWPVKSARFILDLLKNAESNAEVKGLDVDTLYVSHVQVNQAQKQRRRTYRAHGRINPYMSSPCHIELILSEKEEPVKKEAETQIATRKA, from the exons ATG GTGAAGTACTCGAGGGAGCCATCCAACCCCACCAAGT CCGCCAAGGCCATGGGCCGGGACTTGCGTGTGCACTTTAAG AACACACGCGAGACAGCTTTTGCCATCAGGAAGCTGCAGCTGACCAAGGCTAAAAGATATCTTGAGGATGTGATTGCCCACAAGCAAGCGATTCCCTTCCATAGGTACTGTGGTGGTGTTGGACGTACGGCACAAGCCAAGTCTCGCCACTCAAATGGTCAGGGACGGTGGCCTGTCAAGTCTGCTAGATTCATTTTGGATCTTCTGAAGAATGCAGAGAGCAACGCTGAA GTTAAGGGTTTGGATGTCGATACGCTCTATGTCTCGCATGTTCAGGTGAACCAAGCTCAGAAGCAGCGGCGCCGGACTTACCGCGCTCATGGGCGCATCAACC CTTACATGTCCTCCCCGTGCCACATCGAACTGATCCTGTCTGAGAAGGAAGAGCCAGTCAAGAAAGAG GCTGAGACCCAAATTGCAACCAGGAAGGCGTAG
- the LOC117859990 gene encoding oligopeptide transporter 1: MEKTGGGDEEEVNDHPIEEVRNTVPITDDPSEPCLTFRTWVLGMSSCVMLAFVNEFFKYRFSQLSIGTVLVQIASLPIGRLMASTLPEQPIRVPLTGGRWYFSLNPGPFSLKEHCLITIFAGAGSSTVYALNIIAIVKVFYKRQINPYAAMLLAQTTQLLGYGWAGLFRKFLVDSAYMWWPINLVQVTLFRAMHEEEKRPRGGLTRLQFFIIVMICSFAYYLIPSYLFPTISTVSVLCLVYKDSVTAQQIGSGLKGLGVGSFGLDWNTVAGFLGNPLASPAFTIVNVMAGFAISTYIAVPLLYWTNTYNAMRFPLVSPHVYDDAGGPYDTNRVLDPKTFALNLKEYNAYSRINVSVLFAINYGISFASLMSTLSHVALYHGKEIRDLCRKATAGKAEGGKEQDVHTRIMKRNYKPVPQWWFHLMLVIVLALSLFTCEGFGRQLQLPYWGLLLTCAIAFSFTLPIGVISATTNMQPGLNVITELIIGYLYPGKPLANVVFKTYGFISMGQALSFVSDFKLGHYMKIPPRSMFFAQLAGTLTASTMHFATAWWLLTTVKDICDVENLPAGSPWTCPGDDVFYNASIIWGVVGPLRMFGRLGNYWQMNYFFLVGLLAPVLAWLLQRAYPRSHVLRGVNLPLIFAGASGLLPARSVNFLMWGLVGFLFNHVVYRQHKAWWMRYNYVLAAGLDAGVAFMGVLTFVALGYFDVYGPRWWGGVADDRCDLATCPTAPGVVAKGCPVV; the protein is encoded by the exons ATGGAGAAAACAGGCG GCGGGGACGAGGAAGAGGTTAACGACCATCCGATCGAAGAGGTCCGGAACACGGTGCCGATCACCGACGACCCGTCGGAGCCGTGCCTGACGTTCCGGACATGGGTCCTGGGGATGTCCTCCTGCGTGATGCTCGCCTTCGTCAACGAGTTCTTCAAGTACCGCTTCTCCCAGCTGAGCATCGGCACGGTGCTGGTGCAGATCGCTTCGCTGCCCATCGGCCGCCTCATGGCGTCCACGCTGCCGGAGCAGCCGATCCGCGTGCCACTCACCGGCGGCAGGTGGTACTTCTCCCTCAACCCGGGGCCCTTCAGCCTCAAGGAGCACTGCCTCATCACCatcttcgccggcgccgggtcTTCTACCGTCTACGCCCTCAACATCATCGCCATCGTCAAGGTCTTCTATAAGCGCCAGATCAACCCCTACGCTGCCATGCTGCTGGCGCAGACCACCCAG CTGCTTGGATACGGATGGGCTGGCCTGTTCAGGAAGTTCTTGGTTGATTCAGCTTACATGTGGTGGCCTATCAATCTTGTCCAGGTCACCCTCTTCAG AGCAATGCACGAGGAGGAGAAGCGCCCCAGGGGAGGGCTGACGCGTCTGCAATTCTTCATCATCGTCATGATCTGCAGCTTCGCCTACTACCTCATTCCCAGCTACCTGTTCCCGACGATCAGCACCGTCTCGGTGCTCTGCCTGGTGTACAAGGACTCGGTGACGGCGCAGCAGATCGGATCCGGCCTCAAGGGCCTCGGCGTCGGCTCCTTCGGCCTCGACTGGAACACCGTGGCCGGGTTCCTTGGCAACCCGCTGGCATCGCCGGCGTTCACCATCGTCAACGTCATGGCCGGGTTCGCGATCAGCACCTACATCGCCGTTCCCCTGCTCTACTGGACCAATACCTACAACGCCATGCGCTTCCCGCTCGTCTCGCCGCACGTctacgacgacgccggcggtcCCTACGACACCAATCGCGTCCTCGACCCCAAGACCTTCGCGCTCAACCTCAAGGAGTACAACGCCTACAGCCGCATCAACGTCAGCGTCCTCTTCGCCATCAACTACGGCATCAGCTTCGCCAGCCTCATGTCCACGCTCTCGCATGTCGCGCTCTATCACGGCAA GGAGATTCGGGATCTGTGCCGGAAGGCGACGGCGGGGAAGGCGGAGGGCGGTAAGGAGCAAGACGTGCACACGAGGATCATGAAGAGGAACTACAAGCCCGTGCCGCAGTGGTGGTTCCACCTCATGCTGGTCATCGTGCTGGCGCTGTCCCTCTTCACCTGCGAGGGGTTCGGCCGGCAGCTGCAGCTGCCCTACTGGGGCCTCCTCCTCACCTGCGCCATCGCCTTCTCCTTCACCCTCCCCATCGGTGTCATCTCCGCGACAACCAACATG caaccggggttgaaCGTCATCACGGAGCTCATCATCGGGTACCTGTACCCCGGGAAGCCACTGGCCAACGTGGTGTTCAAGACGTACGGATTCATCAGCATGGGCCAGGCGCTGTCGTTCGTGTCCGACTTCAAGCTGGGCCACTACATGAAGATCCCCCCTCGGTCCATGTTCTTCGCGCAGCTCGCCGGCACGCTGACGGCGTCGACGATGCACTTCGCGACGGCGTGGTGGCTGCTGACGACGGTGAAGGACATCTGCGACGTGGAGAACCTCCCCGCGGGAAGCCCCTGGACGTGCCCCGGCGACGACGTCTTCTACAACGCCTCCATCATCTGGGGGGTCGTCGGCCCGCTTCGGATGTTCGGCCGCTTGGGAAACTACTGGCAGATGAACTACTTCTTCCTCGTCGGCCTGCTGGCGCCAGTGCTGGCGTGGCTGCTCCAGCGCGCGTACCCGCGCAGCCACGTGCTCCGCGGCGTCAACCTGCCGCTCATCTTCGCGGGGGCCAGCGGGCTGCTGCCCGCGCGCTCCGTCAACTTCCTCATGTGGGGGCTCGTCGGCTTCCTGTTCAACCACGTCGTGTACCGGCAGCACAAGGCCTGGTGGATGCGATACAACTACGTGCTCGCCGCGGGCCTCGACGCCGGCGTCGCCTTCATGGGCGTGCTCACGTTCGTGGCGCTGGGGTACTTCGACGTCTACGGCCCGAGGTGGTGGGGCGGCGTCGCCGACGACCGCTGCGACCTGGCGACGTGCCCCACGGCGCCAGGGGTCGTGGCCAAGGGGTGCCCGGTAGTCTAG